Proteins from a genomic interval of Spirochaetia bacterium 38H-sp:
- a CDS encoding acetate kinase has translation MVIMTLNCGSSSVKYQIYDWDNKTRLASGVVERVTQKGSAIEHEAKGKPEYKKEHDCPDHKEAIKLIMEAILDPEYGAIKDPSEIKAVGHRVVHGGEKFASSVIITDEVIKGFKEIAHLAPLHNPANIQGIEAAKDILPDVPHCAIMDTAWHQTMPASSYIYALPYEWYTKYGVRRYGFHGTSFLYTSRRAAVLLGKKPSEANLIIAHIGNGASINAVKNGCSYDTSMGLTPLEGLVMGTRSGDIDPAIPFYMMNQTGMSPAEMETALNKKSGVLGITSKWVDRRDVEIAAEKGDQQAILCQKIEAYRIRKYVGAYMAALGRVDAIVFTAGVGEKGPITRQMALEGLENLGIKLDPERNKASMTRNAETIISTDDSPVKVFVIPTDEEMVMTEDTYALLNNTYDVHTNFTYSFESPDYVNKDRLEKLPKDLKKWQGLDKIILNKK, from the coding sequence ATGGTAATAATGACTCTCAATTGCGGAAGCTCTTCCGTAAAATACCAGATTTACGATTGGGACAATAAGACACGCCTTGCAAGCGGCGTAGTAGAAAGAGTAACACAAAAAGGCTCTGCAATAGAGCACGAAGCAAAAGGAAAACCGGAGTACAAAAAAGAACACGACTGCCCGGACCACAAAGAAGCAATAAAGCTCATAATGGAAGCAATCCTTGACCCAGAGTACGGTGCAATAAAAGACCCCTCAGAAATCAAGGCAGTAGGACACAGAGTGGTACATGGCGGAGAAAAATTTGCAAGCTCCGTTATAATAACAGACGAGGTCATTAAGGGATTCAAAGAAATAGCACACCTTGCCCCCCTGCACAACCCTGCAAACATACAGGGAATAGAAGCAGCCAAGGACATACTCCCAGATGTACCTCACTGTGCCATAATGGACACAGCATGGCACCAGACAATGCCAGCAAGCTCCTATATCTATGCACTCCCATATGAGTGGTACACCAAGTACGGAGTAAGAAGATACGGATTTCACGGAACATCTTTTCTTTACACATCTAGGAGAGCTGCAGTACTTCTTGGCAAAAAACCCTCCGAGGCAAACCTCATAATAGCCCACATAGGCAACGGAGCAAGCATCAATGCTGTAAAGAACGGCTGCTCATACGACACATCCATGGGGCTCACTCCCCTGGAAGGCCTTGTTATGGGAACAAGAAGCGGAGATATAGATCCGGCAATCCCCTTTTATATGATGAACCAGACAGGAATGAGCCCAGCAGAAATGGAAACAGCTCTTAACAAAAAAAGCGGAGTACTTGGAATCACAAGCAAGTGGGTTGACAGAAGAGATGTGGAAATAGCAGCAGAAAAAGGTGACCAACAAGCAATCCTTTGCCAAAAAATAGAAGCGTACAGAATAAGAAAATATGTGGGAGCCTATATGGCAGCATTAGGCAGAGTGGATGCAATAGTATTTACGGCAGGAGTAGGAGAAAAGGGACCCATAACAAGACAAATGGCTCTAGAAGGATTGGAAAACCTTGGGATAAAGCTAGATCCAGAGAGAAACAAAGCATCCATGACAAGAAATGCGGAGACTATAATCTCCACAGATGATTCACCTGTAAAAGTATTTGTAATACCAACTGATGAAGAAATGGTTATGACAGAAGACACTTATGCCCTTCTTAACAACACATATGATGTTCACACCAATTTTACATATTCCTTTGAGTCGCCTGACTATGTAAACAAAGACAGACTGGAAAAACTTCCAAAAGATCTCAAAAAGTGGCAGGGACTGGACAAGATAATTCTCAACAAAAAATAA
- a CDS encoding DJ-1 family glyoxalase III encodes MKKAVICLAEGFEDVEAVMPIDLLRRAGVSVTVAGVTGWEIVSSRGLRLVADALLADLVPGDADALILPGGMPGASNLAASSDVTAWIKACIAQDKIVAAICASPAVVLGKAGVLKGKRFTCYPGNEKDVTDGIFVTEPVVIDGNIVTSRGVGTADAFALELIRLLAGKDMRDKVAKATLIE; translated from the coding sequence ATGAAAAAAGCTGTTATATGTCTTGCCGAGGGTTTTGAAGATGTAGAGGCAGTTATGCCTATAGATTTGTTAAGACGAGCCGGAGTTTCTGTTACTGTCGCAGGTGTTACAGGTTGGGAGATTGTTTCTTCCAGAGGTCTTAGGCTTGTTGCGGATGCGCTTCTTGCGGATCTTGTACCAGGTGATGCGGATGCGCTTATTTTGCCCGGGGGTATGCCAGGAGCGAGCAATCTTGCTGCTTCTTCTGATGTCACTGCATGGATAAAAGCCTGTATTGCACAGGATAAGATTGTTGCTGCTATATGTGCATCTCCTGCTGTTGTGCTGGGTAAAGCAGGGGTTCTCAAGGGCAAGAGGTTTACCTGTTATCCGGGAAATGAAAAGGATGTTACCGATGGTATTTTTGTTACAGAGCCTGTTGTTATTGATGGAAACATTGTAACCAGCAGAGGTGTAGGTACGGCAGATGCGTTTGCTCTGGAGCTTATAAGGCTTCTTGCAGGAAAGGATATGAGGGATAAGGTAGCAAAAGCAACTTTGATAGAATAG